The region CGGCACGTCCGCACAAGGAGATTCGTCCCATGACCGACTATCGCGTAGCCCCTGGTGATTCCCAGGAAGATCAAGTCACCGCAGCCATCGAGCAGGTCACATCCAAAGTCCCGTCCAGCATCTTCCTCGGTGCCGCCATCGCCTCCATCCTCGGCTCGGTCGCCTTCAAGGCCGCCAAGAAGGAGCATGAGGCCCTCTTCATCGGCCAGTGGGTCGCCCCGTTCCTCATCCTCGGCCTCTACAACAAGATGGTGAAGCAGCACGGCTCAGACGCAGCCAGCAGCCAAAAAGCCAGCTACTAAACTCATCAGCAGAAGAATGGCCTCGGAGCACCCCTCCGAGGCCATATCGTTTTTGCCGTTCACTGCTCCTTCACTACAAGTCCACTGCCCTCCCACTACCCCATCACTGCTCTTCCACTACCCCATCACCGCCACTTGATATTGCACCCCAGACTGGTCTTCTGCTCCACCCCAGGCGTCCGCCCCGCAACCACCTCATCCATAGCCCGCCGCAGATCCACCCCCGTCACCGGCTCGTCATTCCCAGAATCCCCACGCCGAGGCCGGCTCCCATCCAGTTGCCCCCGATAAACCAGCCTCATCCCCGCATCGAACAAAAAGAAATCAGGCGTACAAGCCGCGTCATAAGACCGCGCCACCTCCTGCGATTCATCCAGCAGGTAAGGGAACCGCCACCCCAGCCGCTCCGCCTGCTTCTTCATCTCTTCCGGCCCATCCTGTGGATACGCCACAATGTCGTTGGAGCTGATCGCCGCAATCGCAATCTTCCCCTGGTAGTCCACCCCGATCCGCGCCAGCTCCACCTCCACATGCTTCACATACGGACAATGCACGCACACGAACATCACCAGCAACCCATGCCGCCCACTCTTTGGAGCCCCACTACCCGCCGTCAGATTCGTCTGATCGGACATCGCATCGTCCCAGGCCAGCGCCAGCACATCATCCCGCCCCATAGCCCGCCCGCTCACCACATCCCGCAGCTCAAAGGGCGGAGCAACCGTCCCCAACTCCACCATTGTTGACTCCGTCTTAGACATCGGTATCTCCTCCAGACCATCATAGGCCGCTCGCCACCGCCACTTAAGCAAAGGTCGTCATTCTGAGTAAAGGTCGTCATTCTGAGCGAAGCTCAGAACCTCCGTATTGGCATCT is a window of Granulicella tundricola MP5ACTX9 DNA encoding:
- a CDS encoding thioredoxin family protein, which translates into the protein MSKTESTMVELGTVAPPFELRDVVSGRAMGRDDVLALAWDDAMSDQTNLTAGSGAPKSGRHGLLVMFVCVHCPYVKHVEVELARIGVDYQGKIAIAAISSNDIVAYPQDGPEEMKKQAERLGWRFPYLLDESQEVARSYDAACTPDFFLFDAGMRLVYRGQLDGSRPRRGDSGNDEPVTGVDLRRAMDEVVAGRTPGVEQKTSLGCNIKWR